The nucleotide sequence TGGGCCCGGGACGTGAGGGACATCGAGCGGCCGCCGCCCGCCACCACCGCTGCGGTCGTGGCCGTGTCCAGTGCCGCGTACGCCTCCGCCCGTACCGCCAGGCGTTCCTCCGTGCGCTCCAGTGGGGCCGGGTGGTCGGCCAGGGCGTAGGCGCGGGTGCGGATGTCCGCGAGGCGGGGCCGGAGAGGGGCCGCCGTCCGGTCGTCCAGCAGGGACAGGGCCGCCGCGGCGATGCCGAAGACCGCCGGGTTGGTGTTCAGGGTCTTCGCCCGGTCGGTCGGCGCCCAGTCCGCGTACGGGACGCGCAGGGCCACCGACTCCTCGGGCACGCGCAGCCCGTCCAGCTCCAGCGAGACCGTGCTCGCGGCGGACAGCGCGGCCAGGCGCAGGGGAGCGGAGGGGCGCAGCCCCGGTTGTTCCCGCGCGTCCACGAAGGCGAACACCACCTCGTCGTCGTCCGTCAGGCCGGCGAGGAGGAGTACGTCGTTCAGGCCCCAGCCGGTGTACCAGGGCACCGTTCCGTCGAAGCGCAGGCCCGTACCGTCGCGGCGGGCCCGGACCGGGGCCCTCGGGTGGGCCCGCAGTTGGGCGTACGCCACCCCGGACAGCAGTTCCCCACGGGCCAGCGGGCCCAACAGCCGCTCGCGGGCGGCCGGTTCACCGCGTGTGAGGACCTGCACCGGTGTGTGGTGCTGCGACTGGACGAACCAGGTCGAGCCGCAGGCGCCCGCCAGGATCTCCGCGACCTCCCTTGCCACGGCGTCCGGCGCGGCCGAGCCGCCGTACTCGGCGGGGGCGGCCAGGCCCAGCAGCCCGGACCGCTTCACGGCCTCGATGTGGCTCGCGGGCACCCCCTCCTGGTCCACCCGTGCCGCCTCGGGCTCCAGCACCTCCGCGGCGAGCAGGCGGGCGCGGGCGACGAGCGGGTGATCGGTGATCGTCATGCGCGGATTCCTACCCCTCCAGCCCCGTCCGCCACCTGTGGCACACTCCGCCGATGACCTCCGAGACGATCACCGCGGCAGACTCCGGCACCCTCACACTCGGCGACCTCCCCGTCCACCGCGTCGGCCTCGGCACGATGCGGCTGACCGGCAACGCCGCCTTCCACCTGGGCACCCCCGCGGACCGGGCCCGCTCGCTCGCCGTCCTGCGCCGGGCCATGGAACTCGGCGTGAACCACATCGACACCGCCGCCTTCTACTTCTCCTCCCTCCGCTCCGCCAACGAACTCGTCAACACCGCCCTCGCCCCCTATCCGGACGACCTGGTCATCGCCACCAAGGTCGGCCCCTTCCGCGAGCAGGACGGCTCCTGGGGCACCGCCGCCCGCCCCGACCAACTGCGCGGCCACGTCGAGGAGAACCTCCGCCAGCTCGGCCGCGACCACCTCGACCTCGTGTACCTGCGCCGGATGCACCAGGACTCCGTCGCCGAACACTTCGGCGCCCTCGCGGAGTTGAGGCAGGCCGGCCTCATCCGGCACCTGGGTGTCTCGGCCGTCGAACCCCGGCACCTCACCGAGGCCCTGGCCATCGCACCGGTGGTCGCCGTGCAGAACCGGTACGGGCTCGACACCCCCGACCCGGAGGCCGACGAGCTGATCGAGCTGTGCGGCGAACGCGGCATCGCCTTCGTGCCGTACTACGCCGTCTCCGGGGAGACCGGCGAGCGCGGCGCGCACGAGCGGCGGGCGGCCGTCGCTGACACCGTCGTCGCGGAGATCGCCGGCGCGCACGGCGCCACCCCCACCCAGGTCCGTATCGCCTGGACCCTCCACCAGGGCCCGCACGTCCTCGCCATTCCCGGCACCGGCGATCCCGCCCACCTGACGGAGAACATCGCGGCCGGCGCCCTGAAGCTCACTGACGACGAACTGGGCCGCCTCGACGCCTTCCACGCGTAGCCGGCCACCGCCGCGGGGATGACTGGCGCCTCAGAAGTTTTACGTATAACCTCTCCCGCTAACCACCCCCACCGGAAGGCTCCGATGCGCCGCGTTGCCCTGGTCACCCTCGTCGTGGACGACTACGACGACGCCATCCGCTTCTACACCGAGGCCCTCGGATTCCGGCTGGCCGAGGACGAGCCCCGCCCGGACGGCTCACGCTGGGTCGTCGTCGAGCCCGGCACCGAGGCGGGCGCCGGCACCGGTCTGCTGCTCGCCCGCGCCAAGGACGACGGCCAGCGGGCCCGGATCGGCGACCAGACAGGCGGCCGCGTCGGCTTCTTCCTGCACACCGACGACTTCGCCCGCGACCACGCCCGTATGACCGCCCACGGGGTGACCTTCCTGGAAGACCCGCGCCACGAGCCGTACGGCACGGTCGTCGTCTTCCAGGACCTGTACGGCAACCGCTGGGACCTCCTCCAGCCCGCCGCCTGAACCCCATCCGCACGACCCGCCGAGGAAGCACGCCATGACCGCGCCCCGCATCGACACCGAGACCCTCCGCCGGCTGCCCAAGGCCGTCCTGCACGACCACCTCGACGGCGGCCTGCGCCCCGCCACCGTCATCGAGCTCGCGGCCGCGGTCGGCCACACCCTGCCCACCACCGACCCCGACGAGCTGGCTGCCTGGTACGTCGAGGCCGCGGGCTCCGGCGACCTGGTCCGCTACATAGGCACCTTCGAGCACACCCTCGCCGTGATGCAGACCCGCGAGGGCCTGCTGCGCGTGGCCGAGGAGTACGTCCTCGACCTCGCCGCCGACGGCGTCGTCTACGCCGAGGTGCGCTACGCCCCCGAGCTGAACACGCGCGGCGGGCTGACGCTGAGCGAGGTCGTGGAGACCGTGCAGGAGGGCCTGGCCGCCGGTATGGCCAAGGCGGCCGCCGCCGGGACGCCGGTACGCGTCGGCACCCTGCTGTGCGGCATGCGGATGTTCGACCGGGTCGGGGAGGCCGCCGCGCTGGCCGTCACCTACCGCGACGCCGGGGTCGCCGGCTTCGACATCGCCGGCGCCGAGGACGGCTTCCCGCCCGCCGACCACCTGGCCGCCTTCGAGGGCCTGCGCGCCGAGAGCGTGCCGTTCACCATCCACGCGGGCGAGGCGTACGGCCTGCCCAGCATCCACCAGGCCGTCCAGGTGTGCGGCGCCCAGCGCCTCGGGCACGGCGTCCGCATCACCGAGGACATCGTCGACGGCAAGCTCGGCCGCCTGGCCGGCTGGGTCCGCGACCGCCGGATCGCGCTGGAGATGTGCCCGACCTCCAACCTCCAGACCGGCTGCGCGACCTCCATCGCCGAGCACCCCATCACCGCGCTGAAGGACCTCGGCTTCCGGGTCACCCTCAACACCGACAACCGCCTGGTCTCCGGCACCACCATGACCCGCGAGATGGCGCTGCTGGTCGAGGAGGCGGGCTGGACCGTGGAGGACCTGCGCACGGTCACCGTGAACGCGGTCAAGAGCGCGTTCATCCCCTTCGACGAGCGCAAGGCGCTCATCGAGGACGTGATCCTGCCGGGCTACGCCGAAGCGCTCTGAATCAGTCCCTTGACGTAGGCGGCCTGTCCGAGGTGCTGTAGATCGTCGGACAGGACGCTCACCAGGCGCACGCCCAGCGTGACCGGCGGCTCCCAGCGCTCGTCCACGACGCGCTCCAGATCCTTGGCGGCCAGGGCGCGCAGCACGCCGAGGGTCTGGTCGTGCACGGCGTCGTAGTACCCGGCCAGCAGGACGGTCGAGGGCACCCGCACCTTGGCGGCCTGCGCGGCGGTGTGGCCGTAGCCGATGTCGTGGTGCGGCAGGTCCAGGTCGAAGCGCTCGGCCCAGTCCCGCGACAGCCACACCTGGTCCAGTCCGAAGGCGTCGGCGATGTGGTCGTCCTGCACCCGGCTGAGATGCCACATCAGCCAGGCGATGGAGTTCGCGCCGGGCGCGGGGGAGTGGTCCAGGTCGTCCGCGCCGAGGCCGTCGAGAACGGTGTGGACTTCTTCCCGGATACGGTCGTAGCCCTCGATGAGGATCTCCTTCGCGTACATGTTCCCACCCTCGCGCATCCCCGCGCCCGGCGCGAGGGCGTGGCGTCAGCCGGGCTCCGCGTCCGGGCTGCCGAGCAGGCCGATCAGCGCGCGGGCGGCCGGGCTGGTGGCCCGCTCCGGCGGCAGCAGGGCCACCGTCTCGTAGGCGGCCTCGTCCACCCCCTTCAGCGGGAGCGCCGTGAGCGAGGTCCGCTTGTGCCGGAAGTGCCGGGGGACCACCGCGATGCCGAGGTTCTCGTCCACCAGGTCCAGCAGGCTGTGCACGTCGTTGACCTCCAGGGCGACCGTGCGGCGCACCCCGGCCGCGGCGAACGCGGCGTCCGTGGCGCGGCGCGGCCCCCAGTCCGGGTGGAAGTCCACGAACACCTCACCGGCCAGCGCGCCGGGGTCCGGCACGGCGCCCAGCACGGCGAGCCGGTGCTCCGGATGGCACAGCACGGTCATCGCCTCGGTGGTCAGCGGCACCGAGCGCAACTGGTCGCCGTCGGCCGGGGTGCGGTAGGCGAAGGCGAGGTCCAGACGGCCCGCCGACACCCCCTCGGCCAGCGCGCCGGTACCGCTCTGCCGCAGCCGGATCTCCACGTCCGGGTGCTCCCGCCGGAACGCCGCCAGCAGCCCCGCCACATGCACCCCGGCGATGCACTGCTCGGTGCCCAGCGTCAGCGTGCCGCGCAGCACGCCCTGCACCGCCGCCACCGCCTCGTGCGCCGATCGCACCTGCGCGAGGATGCGCTCGGCCTCCACCAGCAGCGCCCGCCCGGCCTCCGTCAGCGTCACCCGGCGGGTGGTGCGCACGAAAAGGGGCGCCCGCAGTTCCCGCTCCAGGGACCGGATCGACGCCGACAGCCCCGACTGGGACACCATCAGGCGCTCGGCGGCACGGGTGAAGTGCTGGTCCTCGGCGACCGCGACGAAATGCTGGAGATGACGCAGTTCCATGATTGAGAAGCCTAGCCGCTGAAATCCATCGGATTCTTCTGTTGGACCACTGACCGCGCTCCGGTGAAGAGTGGGGGAGGCTGCCGGGCGCCCAGGTGTCCGGCGCCGGGAAGACCGTGTGCCAACCCCTTATGGAGTCGCGTTGTACACCGCCCACCCCGACCGCTACGCCGACCTGCCCTACCGGCGCTCCGGACGCAGCGGACTGAAGCTCCCCGCACTCTCGCTCGGCCTGTGGCACAACTTCGGCCCCGACCGGCCGGTGGAGACCCAGCGCGCGATCCTGCGCCGCGCCTTCGACCTCGGGATCACCCACTTCGACCTCGCCAACAACTACGGGCCGCCGCCCGGCGCCGCCGAGTCCGCGCTCGGCGAGGCATTGAAGGCCGACTTCACGCCGTACCGCGACGAACTCGTCGTCTCCACCAAGGCCGGCTATCTGATGTGGCCCGGCCCGTACGGGGAATGGGGCTCGCGCAAGTCCGTGCTGTCCTCGCTCGACCAGAGCCTCACGCGGATGGGCCTGGACCACGTCGACATCTTCTACTCGCACCGCTTCGACCCCGAGACCCCGCTGGAAGAGACCATGGGCGCGCTGCACTCGGCGGTCCAGCAGGGCAAGGCGCTCTACGTCGGGGTCTCCAACTACTCGGCGGAGCAGACCCGCGAGGCCGCCCGCATCCTCGGCGAACTCGGCACCCCGCTCCTGATCCACCAGCCGCGCTACTCCATCCTGGACCGGCGCCCGGAGGACCAGGGCCTGCTGGACACCCTGGACGAGCTCCAGGTCGGCTCCATCGTCTACTCCCCGCTGGAGCAGGGTCTGCTCACCGGGCGCTACCTCGACGGCATCCCCGAGGACTCGCGCGCCGCGAGCGACAGCCCGTTCCTGAAGTCCGACGCCGTCACCGAGGACCTGGTCGGCCGGCTGCGCGCGCTGAACGAGATCGCCGCCTCCCGCGGCCAGACCCTGGCCCAGATGGCCCTCGCCTGGGTGCTGCGCGGCGGCCGGGTCACCTCCGCCCTCGTCGGCGCGAGCAGCACCCGGCAACTGGAGGACAGTGTCGGGGCCATCCGGAATCTCGAATTCGACGCGGACGACCTGGCCCGTATCGACGCCATCGTGAAGACGTGAACTCGCTCGAACAGTTGTAGTGGCCGTAGCGGAAGGCGGATGTTTTTTTCGTCTTCACAATTCCTTCGCGTATTTCGGCGCGGGCGGCGCTGAATTCATGCCGAGCCCGAGAAGCGGAGCCCGGAGCAGAGCCCAGGGGGAGCCTCACCCCCTGGGCTCTTTCCATGTGGGGCGGGCAAGCAGGGGCCTTGGCGCGCCGTCGACGGTCGATAATCCGCCAACTAATGGGCGGCACTCCGGTCCTCGACATGATCCGGCCAGAACCGGGCAATGCATATGCCAGCAGAGTGGCCGGAAAGACATGGTGACAGTGTTTCCATTGTGGCGATACTCGAATTGCCAGGGGCACTTCACCGCACAGGAGCCGCACGGAATAGAGAGGGCCCGGTCGGCACACCGGCGAGGCAAACGGGGGAGTGATCGTGCACGATGAATTCCTGTGCCATGTCACCGCGTACGGGATCTGCGGCGGTCAGCGGGTAGGCGTACCGCTCGGCACCTACCGCGCGCCCACCCTGGCGCTCGCCCTGTGGTGGCTGCGGGACCGCGCCTCCTGGATCGCCGAACGCCTGGACCCGAGCCCCGAGGGCGAGAAGATCCCGGCGGGCGCCCTCGTCCCCGTCGCGGACACCGTGGCCGACGTCCCCACCCTGCTGCGCGCCTGGTGTTCGGACGACGTCCGGCAGGAACTGGTCGCGGACGAACTGGCCGGCGGACGTCTGGTGCGCATCGCGGCGAGCGACGACACCACCGAGTACGAGCTCCTCGCCGAGTCGATCGACGCCCTGCGCATGCAGCGCACCGTCCCGGCCTTCGTCGTCCCCGTCGCCTGAGCGTGAAAGCCCAGGTGCGGCCCGGTTCCGGCGGGCCCGGCCGCGGTGCGCGCACGGCGGACGCATCAGGGGGGAATGCGCGGGCCGAGTCGGGGTACCAGCATCAGAGGTAACAGGCGACCGGCGGGACCGGGCTTTTCGAGAGAGACACCATGACCGAACACCTGGGCGTGGCAGTGGCAGTGATACCGACTGGTTTCGACGTACCCGTGGAACCCCTTCGGCGTGCGGCGCACTACACCGGAGAACCGGGCTGCATCGCCGACGCGCGGGCCTTCGCCGCCCGCTTCCTGGAACAGTTGCGGACCGAGTGGTGTGCCACCGTCGACAGCCGCACGGGCGGGGAACTGCTCCTGGTCGTCAGCGAGCTGGTCACCAACGCCGACCGGCACAGCAGGGGCCCGTACATCCTGGAGCTCGAGGGTACGGACAGCGCGGTCAGCGTCTCGGTGTACGACAGCAGCGTGGCCCTTCCCCGCTTCTTCCCCAAGGACCCCGAGCGCGTCGGCCACCACGGCCTGGAGATCGTGCGCGCGGTGGCCTCGGAGATCACCGTGGACCGTGTGCCGGTGGGCAAGCGGGTGCGCGCGCTGATCCGCTTCGACGGCTGAGCGGCCGGCTCCACCAGGGCTCCGGTATCCAGAGAACGCCGACCGGCTTCGCGGTCGGCGTGTTCGTGTGCCCGCGCGACGGCCCTGAGGGTGCGGTCCCCTGAGATCCGGTGAGATCGCTGGAACATGAGCAGACATGACAAAGGGCGGCCCGGCCGGACCGGACCGCCCTTGTTCACATCAGGACGTCAGAGCGTCGGACGCTCAGGCGCAGCCCAGCTCGCCGAGCATGCCCTGGCGCAGCCGCGCGATGATGCGCTTGATCAGACGGGAGACGTGCATCTGGGAGCAGCCGAGCTTCTCGCCGATCTCCGCCTGGGTGGCCTCCTCCACGAACCGCATGTGGATGATCTGCCGGTCGCGGTCGCTCAGTTCGGCCATCAGCGGGGCGAGGGCGTGGAAGTCCTCCACCAGCCGCAGGCCCTCCTCCTCGACGCCGATGAAGTCCGCGAGGACCGCTTCGCCGTCCTCGCGGCCGTCGCCGGTGAGGGCGGCGTCCAGCGAGCTGGAGTTGTAGCCGTTGGAGGCGAGCTGGCCCTCGACGACCTGCTCCTCGGTGATGTTCATCAGCGTGGCTAGTTCCGCCACGGTCGGGTCGCGGTCCAGCCGGCTCGACAGCTCCTCGCGGGCCTTGGCCAGCTCCACGCGCAGCTCCTGGAGCCGGCGCGGCACGTGCACCGCCCAGGTGGTGTCGCGGAAGAACCGCTTGATCTCGCCCACGATGTACGGCAGCGCGAAGGAGGTGAACTCCACCTCACGCGACACCTCGAACCGGTCGATCGCCTTGATCAGGCCGATCATGCCGGTCTGGACGATGTCCTCCATGTCGTCGCCCCGGCCCCGGAAACGCCCGGCGGCGAAGCGCACCAGCGACATGTTCATCTCGATGAGGGTGTTGCGCGCGTACTGGTATTCGTGCGTGCCCTCTTCGAGCTCTGCCAGACGGCGGAAGAACTGCCGTGACAGGGCCCGCGCGTCCCGCGGGGCCACGGACGCGGGGTCCGCGATGCCAGGAAGGATCTCCTCGTCCGTCCTGTCCTGCGCGGCCTTCTCCGCGACCTCTGCCTGTGACCGGATGCCGACGGCGGTGTCCATTACCTCTCCCACGTAAGTCACGGTTCGACGACTGCTCCCGTGGCCCCGGTTGCCCGAGGCCACGGTTGCCGCGTGGTCCCCGGCTACCCGGAAAACCCCGCCCCATGCACGTCTTCTCTCACGGGCCGGGTACCCCCGGTCACGCGACGCATGCAGACGAATTTCGACGTGGCTCAAAGTCGACGAAGTGGCTTGATCTTATCGTCGCCCGACCGATGAGTCCGGGTGCGGGGGGCGGTCGGTACAGGTGAGCGCGCGTCCGGCGCGGCGAACACACCGGGAGATGCCCATGAGCACCGACGGATTCACCACATGTCTCTGGTTCGACGGCCAGGCCGAGGAGGCGGCGCACTACTACGTATCCGTCTTCAAGGACTCCGGTATCGGCCGCGTCACCCACTGGAGCGAGGCGGGGCCCGGTGAGCCGGGGACGGTGCTCACCGTCGAGTTCACCGCCAACGGCCAGAAGTTCGTCGCCCTCAACGGCGGCCCGGAGTTCAAGTTCAGCGAGGCGATCTCGTTCCAGATCCTCTGCGCCGACCAGCGGGAGATCGACCACTACTGGACCCGGCTCACCGAGGACGGCGGCGAGGGCGGCCCCTGCGGCTGGCTCAAGGACAAGTTCGGCGTCTCCTGGCAGGTCTGCCCCGAGCGGCTGCTCGAGATGACCAGCGACCCCGACCCGCAGAAGGCCGCCCGCGCCTTCACCGCCATGATGACCATGGGCAAGCTCGACCTCGCCGCCCTGGAGGAGGCGTACGCGGGCACATGACCGGGCCCGGCGTCCGCTCACACGCTCTCGGCGAGCACCTCGCCGATCGTGTGCCGGGCGTTTTCTGCCAGCACCGGGTTGGTGCGCCGGTAGTAGGGGAGCTGGACCAGGGCGACGGACAGTGCCCAGCCCCGCCCGCGCGCCCACTCGGCGTCGTCCGCGCCCACCGCGTCCCGGAAGACGCCCCGGACCGAGGCGGGCAGCAGGTTCCAGGCCACGATCAGGTCGACGGCCGGATCGCCCACCCCGGCACAGCCGAAGTCGATCACGGCGCTCAGCCGCCCCTCGGCGGTGACCAGCACATTGCCGGGGGACAGGTCGCCGTGCGCCCAGACCGGCGGCCCGGTGTGCGCGGGCGCGGCCAGCGCCCGCTCCCACCGGGCGGTCGCCCCGGCGGTGTCGATCTCGCCCGCGAGCCGGGCCAGCGCCTCGCGGGCCGGCGCGTCCTGACCGCCGAGCGGGCCGCCCCGGTAGCCCTTCGGCGCGTCCGCCGTAGCGGTCCGGCGCAGGGCGGCCACGAACGACCCCAGCTCCCTGGCCAGGCGCTCCGGCTGCTCGACGGCGCCCGCGACCGGATTGCTGCCGTCCAGCCAGCGGTAGACCGACCAGGGCCAGGGGAAGCCGTCGTCCGGCTCCCCGGACCCCACCGGCTCGGGCGCGGCCACCGGCAGGCCGGGGCCCAGCCGGGGCAGCCAGTCCCGCTCGTGCGTCACGTCCGCGACCGCGCCCGGATGCCGGGGGAGCCGTACCACCAGTCCCGGACCGAGGCGGAACATCGCGTTCTCCGTGCCGGACGACCTCAGCCGCGTCACCGGCAGCCTCGCCCACGCCGGGAACCGCCGCGCGACCAGGCGGCGCACCAGCGGCGCGTCGATGTCGATCTCACCCGCACGCATCTTCTGCACACTCACCGGCACCATCCAAGGGCCGCCGGCTCCCCGCTGTCGACCGAAATACCGAAGACCACCGAACGGCACACCGTCCCCGAGCGCGCCGCCCGCCGGGTGGCTAGCGTGATGATCCGGGACGAACCGTCGAGACGAGAGGGCCGACCATGGCCGTGCAATCCGAAGGAACGCCCTGCTGGGCCGACGCGATGTTCACCGACCTGGAGGGCGCCAAGCGGTTCTACGGCGAAGTCCTCGGCTGGACCTTCGGCGAGTCGTCGTCCGAGTACGGCAACTACACCCAGGCGTACGCCGACGACAAGGCCGTCGCCGCCATCGTCCCGCCCATGCCCGGCCAGGAGGGGCAGTCGCAGTGGTGCCTCTACTTCGCCTCACCGGACGCGGCCGCGACCGCCGCGAAGATCCGGGATAACGGCGGCGAGGTGCTGATGGGGCCGATGCCGGTCAGTGACTTCGGCACGATGGTGATCGCCCGCGAGCCCAGCGGCGCCGTGTTCGGGGTGTGGCAGGGCGACGCCCACGAGGGCTTCGAGGCGACCGCCACCCCGGGCGCCTACTGCTGGGCCGAGGTCCTGACGCGCGAGCCGGAGAAGACGGACGCCTTCCTCTCCGGCGTCTTCCCCTACCGGGTCAAGGAGATGGCGGACGAGCACATCGACTTCCGGCTGTTCGACGTCGGCGCCGACGCGGTCCTCGGCCGGATGCGGATGGGCGAGGAGTTCCCGCCCGAGGTCCCCTCGTACGTCAGCGTCTACTTCACCGTGGACGACTGTGACGCGGCCGTGGCCCGCGCCACCGAGGGCGGTGCCGTGCTCCGCTTCGGCCCGATGACCAGCCCCTTCGGCCGGTTCGCCGCGCTCACCGACCCACAGGGCGCCAACTTCTCGGTGATCGACATCACCACCACGGAGGGAGAGACGCCTCGGTTCAAGGACGTCTGACCGGCCCGGTCCGCCCCTCCTCGCGGCCATGGCATGATCGTGCACATGCGTGAACGTGTGGTGGCCGCGTGCGACGGGGCTTCGAAGGGAAACCCCGGACCGGCCGGATGGGCGTGGGTGGTCTCCGACGACGACGAGCGGACCCCGGCCCGCTGGGAGTCCGGTCCGCTCGGCCGGGCCACCAACAACGTCGCCGAACTCACCGCGCTGGAACGGCTGCTGGCCGCCGTCGACCCGGATGTGCCGCTGGAGGTCCGGATGGACTCCCAGTACGCGATGAAGGCCGTCACCACCTGGCTGCCCGGCTGGAAGCGCAACGGCTGGAAGACGTCCGCGGGCAAGCCGGTCGCCAACCAGGAACTCGTCGTCCGTATCGACGCGCTGCTCGACGGCCGCTCCGTCGAGTTCCGCTACGTCCCCGCCCACCAGGTCGACGGCGACCCGCTGAACGACTTCGCCGACCGCGCCGCCAGCCAGGCCGCGGTGGTGCAGGAGGCCGCGGGCAGCGCCCACGGCTCGCCCGAGCCGCCGCCGTCGCCCGACACCCCGGCCCCGGCCGCCCGCCGCAAGGCACCCCGCCGCACCGGTGGCGGGTCCGCTCCGGCGCGCACCATCAAGGCCAAGTTCCCCGGCCGCTGCCTGTGCGGCCGCTCCTACGCGGCCGGCGAGTCCATCGCCAAGAACGCGCAGGGCTGGGGCCACCCGGACTGCCGTACCGCCACCGACTGACCCCGCGCCGCCGGAGGTTCAAGGAACGGGCCGTACGCCATCGCTGCTACCCTGCGAGGCCGATCGACTACGTCCGGTGACTTCCAGGGGTGTGCGCGTGAAGGTCGTCTGCGTCGGAGGCGGGCCCGCGGGCCTGTACCTCGCCATCCTGCTCAAGCGGCAGAACCCGTCCCACGACATCACCGTCCACGAACGCGCCGCCGAGGGGTCGACGTACGGCTGGGGCGTCACCTACTGGCAGGGACTGCTGGACCGGCTCCGCGCCCACGACCCGGAGTCGGCGCGGGCCGTCGCGGAGAACTCGGTCCACTGGAACGAAGGCGTCGCCCACGTACGGGACGCGAGCACCCGGCAGCCGGGTGACCAGGGCTTCGGCATCGGCCGCCACCGCCTCCTCGAACTGCTCTCGGAGCGGGCCCGGTCCCTCGGCGTACGGCTGGAGTTCGAGAGCGAGATCACCGAACCCCCGGCCGGGGCCGACCTGGTGGTGGCCGCCGACGGCATCGGCAGCGCCCTGCGAACGGGCCGTGCGGACGAATTCGGCACCCAGGTCACGCACGGGCGCAACCACTTCCTCTGGCTCGGCACCACCAAGGTCTTCGACGCCTTCACCTTCGCCTTCGTCGAGACCGCCCACGGCTGGATCTGGGCCTACGGCTACCCCTACGACACCGGACACAGCACCTGCGTCATCGAGTGCTCGCCCGAGACCCTCACCGGCCTCGGACTGCACCGCCTGGACGAGGGGGAGGGGCTCGCCCTGCTGGAGCGGCTCTTCGCCGGCCTGCTCGACGGTCACCCCCTCATCGGCCGCACCGACGACGGCGCGAGCGTCCCCTGGCTGAACTTCCGTACCCTCACCAACCGCACCTGGCACACGGGCGGCCTCGTCCTGCTCGGCGACGCCGCCCACACCACCCACTACTCCATCGGCGCCGGCACCACCCTCGCCCTGGAGGACGCCATGTGCCTCGCCACCGCCCTCGGCGAACACCCCGCGCTGCCCGACGCCCTCTTGGCCTACGAGAGGCGCCGCCGCACCGAGCTGCTCTCCGCGCAGAGCGCCGCCCGCTACAGCGCCCGCTGGTACGAGAGCCTGCCCCGCTATATCGACCTGCCCCCGCACCGCATGTTCGCCCTGCTCGGCCAGCGCCACTCCCCGCTGCTGCCCTACGTCCCGCCCCAGCTCTACTACGGCCTCGACAAGGCCGCCGGACAACTGGAACCGCTGCGCCGGCTCAAGCGCTGGCTCGGCCCCCGCGCGGCGCGCGCCCTGCACGCCCGCAGTACCGGCCACCGGGACTGAGGGCGCGTCGTTCCTGCTCACGGGCCGGGTAAATCTTGGTGAATAGCCATTCACTGGATAGAGTGAATGGCTATTCACCGGTCACGCACATTCACCCGCAGGAGCGTCGATGGACCCCTCCGCCCCCATACCCGAGCCGTCCGGCACCCTCGCGGCGCCGCCCCGGCTGCGGGAGCGCCTCACCATCCCCGTGCTGGCGTCGGGCGGCATCCTCATGGCCGTCATGCAGACCGTGGTCGTCCCGCTCCTGCCCGACCTGCCACGGCTCACCGGGTCCTCCCCGGCCG is from Streptomyces seoulensis and encodes:
- a CDS encoding aldo/keto reductase, producing MTSETITAADSGTLTLGDLPVHRVGLGTMRLTGNAAFHLGTPADRARSLAVLRRAMELGVNHIDTAAFYFSSLRSANELVNTALAPYPDDLVIATKVGPFREQDGSWGTAARPDQLRGHVEENLRQLGRDHLDLVYLRRMHQDSVAEHFGALAELRQAGLIRHLGVSAVEPRHLTEALAIAPVVAVQNRYGLDTPDPEADELIELCGERGIAFVPYYAVSGETGERGAHERRAAVADTVVAEIAGAHGATPTQVRIAWTLHQGPHVLAIPGTGDPAHLTENIAAGALKLTDDELGRLDAFHA
- a CDS encoding acyl-CoA dehydrogenase family protein, which encodes MTITDHPLVARARLLAAEVLEPEAARVDQEGVPASHIEAVKRSGLLGLAAPAEYGGSAAPDAVAREVAEILAGACGSTWFVQSQHHTPVQVLTRGEPAARERLLGPLARGELLSGVAYAQLRAHPRAPVRARRDGTGLRFDGTVPWYTGWGLNDVLLLAGLTDDDEVVFAFVDAREQPGLRPSAPLRLAALSAASTVSLELDGLRVPEESVALRVPYADWAPTDRAKTLNTNPAVFGIAAAALSLLDDRTAAPLRPRLADIRTRAYALADHPAPLERTEERLAVRAEAYAALDTATTAAVVAGGGRSMSLTSRAQRLAREAMFLLIQGQTAQTRQAHLRALTG
- a CDS encoding VOC family protein; translated protein: MRRVALVTLVVDDYDDAIRFYTEALGFRLAEDEPRPDGSRWVVVEPGTEAGAGTGLLLARAKDDGQRARIGDQTGGRVGFFLHTDDFARDHARMTAHGVTFLEDPRHEPYGTVVVFQDLYGNRWDLLQPAA
- a CDS encoding adenosine deaminase, producing MTAPRIDTETLRRLPKAVLHDHLDGGLRPATVIELAAAVGHTLPTTDPDELAAWYVEAAGSGDLVRYIGTFEHTLAVMQTREGLLRVAEEYVLDLAADGVVYAEVRYAPELNTRGGLTLSEVVETVQEGLAAGMAKAAAAGTPVRVGTLLCGMRMFDRVGEAAALAVTYRDAGVAGFDIAGAEDGFPPADHLAAFEGLRAESVPFTIHAGEAYGLPSIHQAVQVCGAQRLGHGVRITEDIVDGKLGRLAGWVRDRRIALEMCPTSNLQTGCATSIAEHPITALKDLGFRVTLNTDNRLVSGTTMTREMALLVEEAGWTVEDLRTVTVNAVKSAFIPFDERKALIEDVILPGYAEAL
- a CDS encoding ATP-binding protein; the protein is MTEHLGVAVAVIPTGFDVPVEPLRRAAHYTGEPGCIADARAFAARFLEQLRTEWCATVDSRTGGELLLVVSELVTNADRHSRGPYILELEGTDSAVSVSVYDSSVALPRFFPKDPERVGHHGLEIVRAVASEITVDRVPVGKRVRALIRFDG
- the mgrA gene encoding L-glyceraldehyde 3-phosphate reductase — translated: MYTAHPDRYADLPYRRSGRSGLKLPALSLGLWHNFGPDRPVETQRAILRRAFDLGITHFDLANNYGPPPGAAESALGEALKADFTPYRDELVVSTKAGYLMWPGPYGEWGSRKSVLSSLDQSLTRMGLDHVDIFYSHRFDPETPLEETMGALHSAVQQGKALYVGVSNYSAEQTREAARILGELGTPLLIHQPRYSILDRRPEDQGLLDTLDELQVGSIVYSPLEQGLLTGRYLDGIPEDSRAASDSPFLKSDAVTEDLVGRLRALNEIAASRGQTLAQMALAWVLRGGRVTSALVGASSTRQLEDSVGAIRNLEFDADDLARIDAIVKT
- a CDS encoding mycothiol transferase — translated: MYAKEILIEGYDRIREEVHTVLDGLGADDLDHSPAPGANSIAWLMWHLSRVQDDHIADAFGLDQVWLSRDWAERFDLDLPHHDIGYGHTAAQAAKVRVPSTVLLAGYYDAVHDQTLGVLRALAAKDLERVVDERWEPPVTLGVRLVSVLSDDLQHLGQAAYVKGLIQSASA
- a CDS encoding LysR family transcriptional regulator, producing the protein MELRHLQHFVAVAEDQHFTRAAERLMVSQSGLSASIRSLERELRAPLFVRTTRRVTLTEAGRALLVEAERILAQVRSAHEAVAAVQGVLRGTLTLGTEQCIAGVHVAGLLAAFRREHPDVEIRLRQSGTGALAEGVSAGRLDLAFAYRTPADGDQLRSVPLTTEAMTVLCHPEHRLAVLGAVPDPGALAGEVFVDFHPDWGPRRATDAAFAAAGVRRTVALEVNDVHSLLDLVDENLGIAVVPRHFRHKRTSLTALPLKGVDEAAYETVALLPPERATSPAARALIGLLGSPDAEPG